One Sparus aurata chromosome 23, fSpaAur1.1, whole genome shotgun sequence genomic window, ACGAGACGGTCTTCCTGCGTTTCTTGAGAGGAGGCACAAAGACAACAGGGGATGAAGGACGTGGGTAGGGGGGAGATGGAGGACGCTTGGTAGGTGGTGCTGTTGCATCTGCCTTGCTGTCCTTGGCTTCACCTGCGAGGAAATGACAGTTTTGAAAGACTGattcagacaaaacacaatgcagttaacacagattttttttacagctgtaGAGCAGCTATAGTCACATTCCAAAGAGTGTATTGTAGCTAATGATGTTGACGATAACTTTGGACTTACCCGTTCTGACCTCTGCCTTTGGAACAGCAGCTGCATTATTTTCcctgagaaaaacagaagaacatttttttaaccaGCCATAATGAGAAGCACATATGATTATGCAACTTTGACTTAATGTGTTCAACAGGTCAGATCTCCTTCAGCCACGCTCAAAGACATGGAACAAACAATGACATGGAATAAACACAGAGTTTCTAACTTCATACCTGTCGTCCTTCTCATTTGTGCTGTCCATGGTTGACTCATCCATGCTGTCGAGCCCGTCACTCTCAGCCCCCTCTCCCTCGTCTTCCTCATCCtcagaagaagatgaagatgaagatccTGAAGAGGAAGAGCCCTCAGATGACGAGGAGAGGCTCTCATCATCACTATCAGCACTAAGGGCATCgtctaaaagaaaataatttagtATCATTTCTGCCTGACTTAAAgtaaacatataaacaaagacatAGTAATAACATTACAAGCTGTCATTTACCATCAGACTCCTTTtcactctcctcttcttcttcatcctcctacaaataaaaacaggctTTGGTTATGACACTAAAAAGATCACGGCGAAATGCTGCCATCTAGCAATCAGTAAGAGTAAGAGCATGATGTTAATGCAAGGCAAAAGAAAAATCTAGCTCCTTACATGTCATATGAatcaaacattcaaattaatgaataattaataatttttcaAAAAGGATGGATTTATGTACCTCACTTCTATGTGTGCTTTACCTTAAGCTTATTTTGCATTGTATggtttgctttaaaaacaaaaaaacaaaacaggacagactaaaatatgtatttttttaaaatacacacattttcagtCGAGGAGCCGTCAGACGTTTCTTCTCCCTCGCTGCCGAGCTCCCATGGTTTACGAGTTCTTggcttctttttcctcctcttgttGTCCCTTTCTGCTCCACGCCTGTCTGCCTCTGGCATTCTCCCCTCAGTAGCTGGAAAAGAGACAACAACGGAAGTGTTATGTGCAGCAGAACTATTAATCAAACCACCCGTTTAAGATTTTCAATCTAGGCAAACCTTCATCATCCTCGTCTGGTGGGGTTGAGGGTCGCGGCCTTTTCATTTCTCCCTCTTCGAACTCCTGGGGTTCTTTCCTCTTCACCTGAACAATTTGACACCAACAACTTTTTTTAGAGCTCAGACACAGTCAAGAAAGTAGAAGATTACATTACATACTCAAAACACGATTAACTGTGCATAAGTCCTGGCAGTACAATTAGGACTGTAAGTATCTACAATTTTAATCTGCAACCACTACTGTTAGGCAATGTcttcttttaaaatgcaaatcaaATAACATTGTTTCCAAGGTGGGTGAGCTGTCAATCATGGATATACAGGCCAAGATCTGCCACAGTGTGGTGCTTTTACCTTGAAGGAAGGCAGCCGTAGTGCTCCTCGGAGAGAAAATCCCTCCACGCCACCACTCTTCGCCCAATCCACAAGAGACCCGAGAGGCTCCCGAGGACGGTTgactttctcctcttttttctcaTCATCCCGTAAGGCAGACACGCCCCTTACCATTGTCTGGAAAGGCTAGAGGCGGGaaacatttacaatttaaaatttGTAGTCCGCTTTTGTATTTCACAGTATAACAATAATCCCCGATTAATGTCGTCAAGAGCATCATTCTGCAAGAGAGAATGAGGAAGGCAAGTTGAAACTGCCAGCAAATGCTAAAAGTAGTGACAGCTATGGAAAGCAAAACATGCTCTTCCTAGTGACAAGGCTTTTCCACATCTTGAAAGCAAAATTTGCAGCAATCTCGCACATAGGTAAAATGATGATTGTGGTTTTTAATCTGAATTCACAGTACAGTCAATATTAAAAGAGATTTAGTCCAGAGTTCAATAAAACAATCCCATAAAAAAGGTACAAAGAAGTGGACCAACACGTTTTCCTACGTTCTCAAAAAGAACACACCAGCAAGCCTAAAAACCAAGACAATGCCATTAttgttatgattatttttcCTTACCTTGGCCTTAgtctctttcctctcccacCACTCATCAAAGGTTGCAAAGGCAACGTTCTCCACCATTTTGCGGTTCAGGTCCCTCTGCatgatgtttttcatttcctgGATCAGAGCAGCTAGGACCATCTGCACTGTGGCTTCATTCGGATTCTCAGCCAGTATGGGCATTGCCTCCCCAGGAGCCCTGTACTCGTCTCCATCCCCAGGCAGCATGGTGCCATAGCCAGGTGGAGGCATGTAGGAGGGGTACTGTGGTGGTAAGACGTGTGGCGGCCAGCCAGAATGGGGAGGTGGGATGCCATGGTGTGGAAGGGGGGGTATCTGAGTGCTGTGGGGATCAGGGTAGGGGTATGGCATGTGAGGGGGCATGTAGCGGTGGTCCTGGTCATAATGAGAGCCCGCACCGCTCCCCTCTTGGTCTATGTAGGGATGGTGTGTGTGGGGTGGTGGCATAGAGTGGAGATGGTATGAGGTGTAGTCTGCAGTTGCTGCCTCACCAGGGCCAGGGGTGCCGTTGGATGACGACAGGCGCATCTGGTGTAAGCGACTAAGCATGTGGGTCTGCATTTGGAAGGACATAGGAGCTCCACCGCTGTATTGGTTCATCAGTTCCATGGAGGTGGCATAGTCATACATGTGGTGGGGCATGGGAGGAGGATACTCAGGGTGCAGCTCCAtgtgggggaggggagggatcCCTGGGGGAGGCGGGGGCTGGAGAGAGTAAccagggggaggtggaggaggcaaaTGAGGAGGGTAGGAAGGTATGGGAGGGTGCATGGAGGTGCCAAAGTGCTGTGCAGAGTCAGAAATAGGTTGGGGTGAAGATGAAGGGTCTGTTGTTTGTGAAGGCATGGCAGCCTGAGATGAAGACGGAGAGGAACCTGACGTGACTGAGGGCTGGTGGGTCGTCACCGTTGTTATGGTggtcgcctcctcctcctcatctgagATCTCCATGTCTTCCCCGGAGGAATGAGGAgaggactgaaaaaaaaaaacccaaccagAATTAACTGTTTTAAGTTGGGAAGTCACACGCTTTTAAAAGTGGAGCTACAGAGATACATCACAACTTAAGTTTAGAGTTTAGTGTTGGAACATAGCATATTAATGTAATGCCTACTTAGGTCTTGGAGATGTGTGCTTAACATGTTATTTCTTttcgctttgtttttcttcttttgcacCAAAAAAGACCAAAGTAATAAGCTGCCTGCAAACATCCAATGTTACAGGGCACAGCTAAAAATAACAGCATTTTTGGAATGACTTGGCAAGTGAGAACTAGAGCTGCattaattagttgtcaactGTTACATTCAATGGAGATCTGAAATCAATCAAATTGTTGAGACCAAACAGTCTACAGAGatcttgtgatttttttttcgtGCTACTGATCTTACCTGACTTTGTCCATTGTAAGGTGGTGTGTGCGCTCCTGTCCTGCTGCGTGTATCAGCAGATGCAGCCTGGGAAGAGTCCTCCTGCAAAGCTCCAGTCCCAGTGAGGCCAACCTGGGGCTGGGGTTCCTCTGGTGGCAGGATGTGGGAGGAGTAGGTGGAAGAGGATGGTGTAGTTGCTGTCAGTACAGTGGGACTCTTCCTACCTTCTCCCCCCTTTCCCCGTTTCCTTCCTCTGTGTCCATCCCTGTCTCTTTCCCCTTTCCTCCTGTGGTCCTTCTCCCCACTGTCTCCCAACTGATTACCACCTGTGTGCTCTCCTGTTACATCACCCGACCCACCTCTTCGCTCTCCTCCGTCCCCCCGCGTGcccctctgcttctcctctttcctatcttcttcatcttcttcgtCAGAGGCAAGGAAAGAAAATTTAGCCTTTTGTTCCTTTAGGAGCATCTCAATACGTGAGTCAAGGCTGCTGCTGTGGTAGACGAATGGTAAACTCTCATTTGTGGAATCTGGCTCTGGGGAGGAGGAGTCACGTTGAGGGGGTGGTGGGGAGCAAGAGGAGGTGGGAAGATGGTGTGGGAGGGAGGTAGAGGAAggggaggtagaggaggaggcgATGGAGGGCTGGGGTGGAGAGGAAGGTGGTGGCGTCTTTGGCGGTGCCGGTGGAGTGCTGGGACGGCGCTTAGGTTTTGTCCACTGCTCTTCGCGGACTGGACTATCCTGGTTGAAGTCCAGTGTTCCAAGTGTCTCAGCTACAGCCGCTGCAATGACTGAGGCTGGCGGGAGCGGAggcggtggtggaggaggtggaggcagagcaCTGTGATGACCAGCGTGGTAGTCTTTTTCAGCACCTGCTGAAGGAAGAGAACCCCTCTCTGACAAGCTTGTGCCCCCGAGACGGGTGGAAACATCCAATCCCTGAGGAGGGGCTGGGGCAGGCTCTTTGGAGGAGTATGCAGAGTAAGATGAGGGGGGAGGAGACATGCTGTTTGAGGAAGAGCGGTAAGAATTGGAATTGTATCTGGGGTCAGAGCTGTTGGAGTAgtcactgtctctgtctctgtctctatccCGGTCTCTGTCTCGATCTCTATCTCGGTCCCTGTCGCGGTCATGGCTGCTCCttctgcggctgctgctgccatgGTGGTTGTGAGAATGGTGGTGGTTGCGGTGTCTCTGGTGGCTGTGTTCACCTGATCGAGAGCCCAGGCTGTCTCGCCGGTACCCCCTGTCGTCCCTGCGTTCTGAGTGGTGATGGGAATGATGAGAATGGTACTTTGAGGAAGAGTTTGTGTCTTGCTGGTGGTGGTATGATGACCTTCTGGAGCCAACAGCCCCTGGCCCGTAGCGGCCCCCTGAGTCTCTATCCCGGTCTCGCTCCCTATCTGCCATTGGGGGCTGATCATACTGGGTGGCAAGAGGCGGTGGAGGCATTGTGGAGTGGTGCGCTATGTGTGGCCCAGGCCCTGCAACATTGGGGTATGAGGGGTAGCACGGCGGCTCATTGGGACGGTATGATGGGGTTGGGGGATACATAGGGCGACCTCGATGATATGCTGAGGGCTCTTGCGCATCCTCAGAGTAGCGAGACACTTTGTATCCTCCGACAGTAGAAGAGACTGCAGAAGACGAGGATGAGGAAGGTAGCATGTCTTGGGGAGGGTAGCCGCTGCCCAAAGTGCCAGTGTTGTAGCCAGTATGCCTGCTAGAATAAAAATGAAGTCGATTTTaaattttcatcatttttggaCCGAAGAATGATGGACAAAATAATGCAACATCAGAATTTGATTCCTGCTCTTCTACCAACTATCTGTGCCACCACTGCCAGTTTGCCATGTTGTTTCCTAACTTTGACTGAGGGATCTGAATTTGCCTCATGATAATGACAGTAGCAAGGCAAAGGTAAAACTTTGATGTGAAACTCTCTATAAGCTAAACAGCAATGAACTGACCTGGCGCCGCTGTAGCCCGAATCTTGTGAGAAAGGGGTCCCAGATCTGGAGCTGTAAGgtgttcctcctccacctccctgaGATGATGCAGAGGGAGGCGTATCCAGACGCTGATCACTGTACCCAGTATCGGCAGAGCAAGGGGTGGCGCTACCTGACGTGAGGGCTTGGACACCTGCTGCCAATACCGCAAGCTCACTGGAGAGCCTCCGCCTGATTTCTGATGACTGTGCAGCAAAAAggaaatacgtttttttttttttattaagtaaGAATGATTCACTCTCTGATTGTGCTGAATTTGATTCAGAATGTGTGCAATCAATGACTTTCAAAAAAAATGCTGCTAAAACACTTTATACTCATTTGCAATTCAGCTCTATTTGATCATTAAATGAGTGAAGGGACAGTACCGTGTCAGGCTGTGGTTGTGGCTGTGgcggtggctgtggctgtgtTGGAGCCTGAGGCTGGACCCTGTCTGTCAAAGCCTTGCCTCCCAGAGGCACAGTCTGAGGAGTGTAGGACCCGTTCACTATCAGGTCATAATACTTCTGCCTCTGCTGGcctaggttaaaaaaaaacagaaggcacagaaatacataaatgctTTGAAATGAGCTCATCAGCTACACAAATGTATCTACTTATAATGAGGTTTCCAAGACAAACACCATTAGGTTTAATGGCCTCCAACAAGAGTCAGCTAATCTGCACGTTTTGTTTGTCTCATTTGCTTTTAGGTCTGTTTGTAAGTTCGCAAGACATCTCAAAATCTTGTTAACGGATTTTAGTTTCATTAACTGGGAAATTAGGGCATAGAACAAGTGAATTACTTTGTTATAACTGGGATTAAGGTGCAGATAGATTCAGATAGATTGGAAAAACAGGATTTTGTTTTAGACGGTGTCAGTAGTTTCTCATAAACCACAGCTCTTTCTTAGATGACACAAAAAGCTTGCATACACAGTCTCTCCCAATAGTGCCTCACTTTGGGTGTTACTATGTATTAATATGTGTTTACagagtgtttcattttgaagGTCTTTTAGCTTACCTTTTATATCCAGTTGAGCGTGTATGATGTTACCCATGACAGAAGTATTGTGCAGTTGCTTGACTGTGTCCTTGGCTCCTCTGGTGCTGGTAAACAAAACCCTGGCCAGGCCCAAATGCTTCCTGGTCTTGGGGTGAAACAGGAtttccatctcctccacctcaccAAACTTGGCACACATTTCTGCCAAAAAGGGCTCCTTGATGTTGTCATTGAGTCTAGCAAAGGTCACCTCCTTGAGGGGTATGGGACCAACGTAGAACTCATCGAGCTGGGAAGAAAATGGGCAAAATCGGTGAGAAGAATATGTCACTCCAAAAGAAGCTCCTGTGTCGGGTGAGATTACTGTTGACCGCCTATTCTCACCTTAAACTTCGGCACTGGCAGGGACAGCTCTGTATACCTGGACCATAGTCTCCGGGGTCTTGGGTCCCGCAGTTCACCCACGGGAGGAAATCCAGAGTCCTGATATAATAATACAGGTTGCAGctcaaaaaaacccaaacattttAAGGCACACACATTACAGACTGGAGAAAAGCGAACTTCAACTCACTGGCACACTGAAATGCACTCCATCATATCTGTAGATCTTCTGTGTGACCCGCCGAATGGCTGGGTCCTGGACGAGTTTGTAGCTCTTCCACTGCAAACTGACAGCTTTTTGTGAATCTGCCCCACCGTCTGGATCCATCCTACAACTGAATGTCAAAGGGAAACCAGGATTTCAGACATTGCAGCAGCTACCGTGTGGGGACACAACCTCCTCAGAGCAGCCACCACGAGAAGCGAAGATTTGACAAATTATctgcagaggagagaaataCTGATCTGAAATGCTGCAGTAATTACAACGAAAGTATACTCGGCCGCTGGCTGTAGGTACACTGTCTGATAACGTAACCTAACGTGCAGCTGCGTCACATCAGTTAGCCAACTTTTTGTGGTCAATGCCCGTTAATAATAATCTTGAaggcagagggggaaaaaaatattatacaGGATAACAACCAGGACGTTTATAGTCCCGAGTAAGATGCTGCGTGCTGTCAAAACAATGACCAGCGTTACGTCACAAGACAGTTAGTTCAGCTAGCAACATGCTAGCTGCATCAACAAAATGCTAAGAAACTGCATTCTCCAACGTCTAGACAGAGTTCCCGTTACACGCAGATGAAACCGGGTTCCGAACCGCACCGCTTGAACCACATCATCGGTAGCTACTGCGTTAGATAACGTCAACCGATGTTAAATTACTTATGCCTTCTCGCGTTAGCTAGGGCAAGTTAACGCTGCCGCTGGCTAATGCTAACTAGCAAGAACATCAAGTTAGGAGTCAAACTCTGATATTATAGACCCTCCGCTCGCTTCATTAACCATTTATCCGTGACTTTCATGTTATGCACCTATCTTTAAGGTTCTACCTACTTGTTTGGCCTCCAGTTCGCCTAAATTCAGACCCCACCTCTTCAAGACCTACTGCCCGCTCATCCGAAAGTAGCAACCCGCCGCTACAGTGTAGGCAGCTACAGCCAGGCCCGGGAGACgaacaagaaaaacactgagCCCCTAACAGAAAAGGGACGTCTCCGATTTAGCGCCGAAGCAAATCCGATGAACTAAAATGATGTCGCTATCATTCCGGTAGTTAGCCGAGGCAACAACACGCCTCCCCGAGCGGCGAAGCCATTGTTTTCGCCTTAAAATCCCTATATTGTGGAGCGAGCCGCCATCGCGTAACCAACCTGAAAGCCTCGCCTGTTCTCCATCAGTTATGCGAATGCAGCCCACGATTGCTGATCCACACTTTCGTCACTCCggataactaaataaataaatacggAACACAGatgtaaaatatgaaaatgtaattaaaattaaacattttttagtaAAACATACgactagatttttttttaattaacggTCAATTTTTACAGTTAAGTTTTTCAGTTATTTGAATCTGCTTATGCAAATCCAAGCACAGGAAAGTTACAATTGCGCCCCCTAAAGTCCGAACAGTGACAGCTCAGCTAACGCAAATTGACTTGATTCATAGCTGTTTTTAAAGCGCATTCAAATGTTTGATATGTAGAGAATATAAGTATAAATATAATGTGTTATTACTGAAAGGTACtctaagtatcaaaagtaaaagtattcatCGGGTAGCAAAATGGCCCCtgaatgtgtttatatgtttatttacttagtttttatattttattataggGTTACTATAACTTATGTACAAATATATACACTAAATGTAGCAGATCTAAGAAGACTGAGGGACTTACAAATACATTTACCTTGTATCTTGTATGTAAGCAGCATTTCAATGTCGAGGTGAACCATAACAAGTTATCCTATTTTATAAACTGATCATAGGTTTTGGCATATTAGAGCTGAAGTACTTAAATAATGTGTGACTCCAGCAGCAAATACTTAGGTAAAGTTCATCCTCAAAACTGAACTCAAGTTCAGTAATTGAGTGAATGTCCCTTCATTCCTCCGCTTCATAAATATGTCTCTTAAAGTCTGAGCTGACCCAAAATAAACATGTCTAGAGGCAGTGTTTCAATGTTTGCCATGAGTCAAATGGCCAACACTGTGCACCATTCATTAATAAACAGTGACTATGTAGTGCTTGCAAAATAATTTCCTTTTGTACTTAAATATGCACATTTGAGTGGTACAGAATGGACCTtttagaaaataacaaaaatatcaaaactggATTTTCCAATTAAATTGACTAATGTGTTGTAGAAACTCAACATTTTTCCTCTGTGCCCTTGTTATATTATTTACTTAAATCAAAAAGCAACCAGAGTGAACCCCATAGGGAAACTGAATGAAGTACATACACCACATATGGACAACATGGGTAAGATGATGCAATAAATCAAGCATACAAAATAAAGATGAATCCAGTTTCATACTGGTCAAACTATGTCTGCAAAATCCGGCTTTATGGAAGTACACCCAAGTGAGTCATCTGCCATGGTGGGCCTTCATACTACAAAGGTTAGGATGCTATCATTCTGAGGGATTTAAACATTATCCCACTCAGTATACCTGCATTATTGTTGAGAAGCTGTCATTTAATTTTCAGATAGCGTTGACAATAGAAGTCAGAGGATTACCCAAGAGATATTGTAGGTATATCCATACTTACATTGAGATAGACAGTCATTGCATCAATTTTAGCTCGTCAACCACACTGATGTAACCAAATCTTGTTCAGGGACTGCTGACGCTACCTAAAAGTTAAATATAGCATTAGGCTTCACCCATTCTGGTCCCTGTTACAGACCCCCACTCCTTTAACTGCCTCTACCAAGAGGTCTATGAATCAGGGTTTATGTCATACACAACTATGGGGCTTTTATCATTAGTCACATCAACTGCCTTGTAAATTAAACCACTTACTTGagatttattattaaaacaaaacaacaactgaaacGGTTTTCCAACAGACTCCAGTGCATTTTATTATGTTTGCTCAGATATTCATTAGAAACAGCCTGCAAGAAATAAATTTCATAGCAGATATAAATTAAAAATTTCCTTGATCATATTATattaatgtgaaaacatttgcaATGAAATCGCAGCAatgatttcattcatttaaaaatctgGCTCAATACCACCAGATAGTGTATTCCTTCCCAGCAGatgaagttttaaaaaaagctcaCTGACCTGCACAGATTTCAAACAGAGCTTTGATCATTTTGTAAAGATGGTttgacagagaaagaaacaaaaacatccttGCATTAATTGTGGTGACAGATTTGACGATGAAAAAGTCCCTCTCACTTGACACGGACAGTTCACTCTCAGTCTTTAAGGTTTAGCCACGCCAAATGGAGCAGGTGGTGACAGAGACAGCTAAGCTTGACACACCCGGAGGCACGGGACGTCTGTTTAGAGCTGGAGCGACTGTGAGCCAGAGCTGCGGACTGTGGTGGGAGAAGCTGGAGAGAACTGTCTGAGCTGAGCACTGCTTTCATGTGTGCTTGTATCAGGATCCCTGTGGTTGGTCATTCACATGGCTTTCACTTTGATCTGCTTCATCTTCATCTGCTTCTTCTCGATCTTCTTCTGCTCACGTCGCTGGGCAGCTTCCTGAAAAAGATGATAACAGATATACACATTAAACAGGGAATATGAACACTCCATTTTTACTTGTGAGCTATTCTGTTGAAAGAATAGATCAATATAATGGAAGATGTGCCAGTGAGCTTCCTGAGAGTTAGTCGAGCTGTTTTTGTAGTCGTTATGCTATAAGATGACTGCTGATTTTTGCTACCTTTTCGCCCTGAGGTCTGTGTTAcatagggctgcaactaaccaTTACATTTATTGACTAACAATCTGTTAATTACTTTCTCGCTTAAACACTTGGTTGTTTGGTctagaaaatgttgaaaaatgtctgtcagtgtttcccaatgCCAAAGATGTCGTCCtccaatgttttattttgtccacaacccatagatattcagtttactgtcatggaGAAGTAAAGACATTGAATAGTAGCAACCAACTGATTCATTTTTGCAGCTCTGGAGGTATAACTCCTCTCTGATAACTCTCGGTTAGAAAGCGAGTGAGCAGATTTTCTAaactattcatttaaatatCATTTAAAGGGCTTCATGAGAGGCACTTCAGATTTCAGACCTCCAGGCGACGTTGTCTCTCAGGGTCCTCCTCATTCATGATCCTCTCTTTCTCggctctcttcttctcctcacgGCGTGTCTGGGCTGCCTCCTGACGCTGAGCGTGAGTCTGCTTGAGGAAGTTCTCCTCCACACGGGCACGGTTTCTGTCAGCTTTCTGTTTGCCCTAAAATACAGTGAGGAGAAAATGGACTTATGGCTGCACTTTAAGCCCTCATTTCAAAGACCGAAATGGTGAGTGAGTGATCATTTAGCTGTGACACCAGAGAATCCCCCTCACCTCTCTGTTGAGACGGAGTTTCTTGACTTTATCGATGCTGTAGATCACCATGTTcatgagagggaggagagagtcCATGTCTTTGGGAGAGGTGTTGCCCATGCCAGGCActacatgcacaaacacacacaaaacaatcagTGAACATTTAACACATGAGTAAAATAAGATTTAGGGGGGCAAGATGTGTTCCAATTGTAGTAAAGACAAGTTTTTCACCAttaaatgtaaacagcagcGTCTTCTTGGTCTCGG contains:
- the setd1a gene encoding histone-lysine N-methyltransferase SETD1A isoform X2, producing MDPDGGADSQKAVSLQWKSYKLVQDPAIRRVTQKIYRYDGVHFSVPDSGFPPVGELRDPRPRRLWSRYTELSLPVPKFKLDEFYVGPIPLKEVTFARLNDNIKEPFLAEMCAKFGEVEEMEILFHPKTRKHLGLARVLFTSTRGAKDTVKQLHNTSVMGNIIHAQLDIKGQQRQKYYDLIVNGSYTPQTVPLGGKALTDRVQPQAPTQPQPPPQPQPQPDTSSEIRRRLSSELAVLAAGVQALTSGSATPCSADTGYSDQRLDTPPSASSQGGGGGTPYSSRSGTPFSQDSGYSGARHTGYNTGTLGSGYPPQDMLPSSSSSSAVSSTVGGYKVSRYSEDAQEPSAYHRGRPMYPPTPSYRPNEPPCYPSYPNVAGPGPHIAHHSTMPPPPLATQYDQPPMADRERDRDRDSGGRYGPGAVGSRRSSYHHQQDTNSSSKYHSHHSHHHSERRDDRGYRRDSLGSRSGEHSHQRHRNHHHSHNHHGSSSRRRSSHDRDRDRDRDRDRDRDRDRDRDSDYSNSSDPRYNSNSYRSSSNSMSPPPSSYSAYSSKEPAPAPPQGLDVSTRLGGTSLSERGSLPSAGAEKDYHAGHHSALPPPPPPPPPLPPASVIAAAVAETLGTLDFNQDSPVREEQWTKPKRRPSTPPAPPKTPPPSSPPQPSIASSSTSPSSTSLPHHLPTSSCSPPPPQRDSSSPEPDSTNESLPFVYHSSSLDSRIEMLLKEQKAKFSFLASDEEDEEDRKEEKQRGTRGDGGERRGGSGDVTGEHTGGNQLGDSGEKDHRRKGERDRDGHRGRKRGKGGEGRKSPTVLTATTPSSSTYSSHILPPEEPQPQVGLTGTGALQEDSSQAASADTRSRTGAHTPPYNGQSQSSPHSSGEDMEISDEEEEATTITTVTTHQPSVTSGSSPSSSQAAMPSQTTDPSSSPQPISDSAQHFGTSMHPPIPSYPPHLPPPPPPGYSLQPPPPPGIPPLPHMELHPEYPPPMPHHMYDYATSMELMNQYSGGAPMSFQMQTHMLSRLHQMRLSSSNGTPGPGEAATADYTSYHLHSMPPPHTHHPYIDQEGSGAGSHYDQDHRYMPPHMPYPYPDPHSTQIPPLPHHGIPPPHSGWPPHVLPPQYPSYMPPPGYGTMLPGDGDEYRAPGEAMPILAENPNEATVQMVLAALIQEMKNIMQRDLNRKMVENVAFATFDEWWERKETKAKPFQTMVRGVSALRDDEKKEEKVNRPREPLGSLVDWAKSGGVEGFSLRGALRLPSFKVKRKEPQEFEEGEMKRPRPSTPPDEDDEATEGRMPEADRRGAERDNKRRKKKPRTRKPWELGSEGEETSDGSSTENEDEEEEESEKESDDDALSADSDDESLSSSSEGSSSSGSSSSSSSEDEEDEGEGAESDGLDSMDESTMDSTNEKDDRENNAAAVPKAEVRTGEAKDSKADATAPPTKRPPSPPYPRPSSPVVFVPPLKKRRKTVSFSTGENDSKMHLPTAPLSPSPSQVAGESLLLSPSKTTDSPVTAASTPSARPTQGIQLLPFASKPGEGNALIVPPSGRTQDSEESKKGPPISPQTTPVKSPGKRGAGKDSPKSPGPPVMVCRTVQNLPLDHASMCRMAFEEAPPPPPVNKRSRGRPRTTSLSASSCHSLREEDDEEESEQRLRLREQLGASSLLQLASASTTDLSVLADVALKMDPDAGDSEETETSDEAEEQKMEEDLFSPESLALVMSPEGVIVVMEHNYCKPPVLQVPPTTKRTSSKDSSVLLPADLNTISGVLEAPEEVIGEALPPRGDTGEYLPSMGVLSASEDAGQAAGLPPSSKKVMVSKGYELEKDKSKKRRRKDKENIEVPHTKKQKEQPGKKQRKRKLEDSDLEEDVDVEELESGELSSSDTEDEMIEEVRKSERLFLQEAGVTSSQRWPKPVPAALPLTLKFDNRSEFEQMTILYDIWNSGLDGEDLMLLKKTYEKLLQDDHSSDWLNDTHWVTHTITNLPNPRRKKKSAGGQLREHVTGCARSEGYYAISRKEKDVYLDLDLPEQVIREVENVDTSGANRVLSERRSEQRRLLTVIGTTAVMDSDLLKLNQLKFRKKRLRFGRSRIHEWGLFAMEPIAADEMVIEYVGQNIRQMVADNREKRYAQQGIGSSYLFRVDHDTIIDATKCGNLARFINHCCTPNCYAKVITIESQKKIVIYSKQAIAVNEEITYDYKFPLEENKIPCLCGTENCRGTLN